From Delphinus delphis chromosome X, mDelDel1.2, whole genome shotgun sequence, a single genomic window includes:
- the HMGN5 gene encoding high mobility group nucleosome-binding domain-containing protein 5 — protein sequence MPKRKAADQGDMRQEPKRRSARLSALPVPITPELKSKRTSTPRKMKAKNDMMGKNTDASAKAIAKAIAETKKEVVKEEYNSETAENGEANLIETSASEKEIEEIKEEKIEDIKEERGEKKGTVAAEGKEDEKEDQKGDGEDQNKEEEKGEDGRGKEYEKEDEGGKEKEEDGKEEEDKKDTGDEKEGEDGKGKGEDGKESEDGKDKGEDEKKGDVRKQKGNGKENEDGKEDEDGKGDKGVNEKEDEKEKGEDGKKEEGKEEENGKGDRKDGGDGKEDESKAEIGKEIAERKEVKKEDGKKVEFQSVF from the exons ATGCCCAAAAGAAAG GCTGCAGATCAAGGTGATATGAGGCAGGAG CCAAAGAGAAGATCAGCCAGACTGTCTGCT tTGCCTGTGCCCATTACACCAGAGTTGAAGTCCAAAAGAACATCAACTCCAAGG aaaatgaaggcaaaaaatgATATGATGGGAAAAAACACAGATGCAAGTGCCAAAGCCATAGCCAAAGCCATAGCTGAAACCAAGAAAGAAGTTGTTAAAGAAGAATACAACAGTGAAACTGCTGAAAATGGAGAAGCCAACCTTATAGAG acatcagcttctgaaaaagaaatagaggaaataaaagaagaaaaaattgaagatatcaaagaagaaagaggagaaaagaaaggaacagtggcagcagaaggaaaagaagatgaaaaagaagatcagaaaggagatggagaagatcaaaacaaggaagaagagaaaggagaagatggaagagggaaagaatatgaaaaagaagatgaaggtggaaaagagaaagaagaagatggaaaagaggaagaagacaagaaagaCACAGGAGATGAAAAGGAGGGTGAAGAtggaaaagggaaaggagaagatggcaaagaatctgaagatggaaaagataaaggagaagatgaaaaaaagggagatgttagaaaacagaaaggaaatggaaaagagaatgaaGATGGAAAAGAGGATGAAGATGGAAAGGGGGATAAGGGTGTAAATGagaaggaagatgaaaaggagaaaggagaagatggaaaaaaggaagaaggaaaagaggaagaaaatggaaaaggagacaggaaagatggaggagatggaaaagaagatgaaagcaAGgctgaaattggaaaagaaatagccgAAAGAAAAGAGGTcaaaaaagaagatggaaaaaaagtaGAGTTTCAGAGTGTTTTTTAA